In a single window of the Melanotaenia boesemani isolate fMelBoe1 chromosome 22, fMelBoe1.pri, whole genome shotgun sequence genome:
- the LOC121633929 gene encoding potassium voltage-gated channel subfamily H member 5-like isoform X2 yields the protein MHGGKRGLVAPQNTFLENIVRRSSETSFLLGNAQIVEWPVVYSNDGFCKLSGYHRAEVMHRSSTCNFMYGDLTDKKTIDKIRQTFNSYESDFHEVLLYTKNRKPIWLYMQIAPIRNENDKVVLFLCTFRDITLFKQPIEEDSAKGWTKFARLTRALTNNRNLVQQLAPLNKTEVSHKPSRLAEALQLGSDILPQYKQEAPKTPPHIILHYCTFKTTWDWVILILTFYTAIMVPYNVSFKTKQNNLAWLVVDSVVDVIFLIDIVLNFHTTFVGPAGEVISDARLIRMNYLKTWFVIDLLSCLPYDIINAFEHVEDGLSSLFSSLKVIRLLRLGRVARKLDHYLEYGAAVLVLLVCVFGLVAHWLACIWYSIGDHEVIDETTNSIKTDSWLYQLALSIGTPYRYNASGTGQWEGGPSKDTLYISSLYFTMTSLTTIGFGNIAPTTDGEKIFSVAMMMVGSLLYATIFGNVTTIFQQMYTNTNRYHEMLNNVRDFLKLYQVPKGLSERVMDFIVSTWAMSKGIDTDKVLSICPKDMRADICVHLNRQVFNDHPAFRLASDGCLRSLAVEFQTTHCAPGDLIFHIGESVDTLCFVVSGSLEVIQDDEVIAILGKSDVFGDVFWKETTPARACANVRALTYCDLHVIRREALMRVLDFYTSFANSFSRNLILTCNLRKRIIFRKIADVKKEEEHQKSQVVLSIPDDHPVRKLFQRFRQQRDAQSPGESPSHFDHNCVQVETQHRHHSDTHAQTQHQSVSSHQQEPSSTVHNSTPCTGGENESSSCNVAAPRQVSVHAEKSQQSCTQATLESKARPCGENQLCERGTSSVAGAVGTTGGVHGSSRGARGWAKFKSATSAEPTRPAVEQEKQKAEEWPKAPQHSEETAAAIKNQETEEGRQMGNTEGDITVGEAGKETSVLHKTDSCDSGITKSDLRIDRAGESRSSFERSPMARSPMERNPFEHSLGVYTEVSLRQSFMQPSSEQALLQATLHEAKLELKGDIKKLSSRLCLLESQLSEILRLLSTKRRFSLPPASSKARIKSQDSVAVSIPVAHETEDERF from the exons ATGCATGGGGGCAAGAGGGGGCTGGTGGCTCCACAAAACACCTTCCTGGAAAACATTGTCCGGCGCTCCAGCG AAACCAGTTTCCTATTGGGGAATGCACAGATTGTGGAGTGGCCAGTTGTATACAGTAATGATGGATTCTGCAAGCTATCTGGATACCACAGAGCTGAGGTCATGCACAGAAGCAGCACGTGCAA TTTCATGTATGGCGACCTGACCGATAAAAAAACTATAGACAAAATCAGACAAACCTTTAACAGCTACGAATCCGATTTCCACGAGGTGCTTCTCTATACAAAGAATA GGAAACCAATATGGCTTTACATGCAGATCGCCCCaatcagaaatgaaaatgacaagGTGGTGCTTTTCCTCTGCACCTTTAGAGACATCACACTTTTCAAACAACCCATTGAAGAAGATTCAGCTAAAG GATGGACAAAGTTTGCCAGGCTCACACGGGCGCTTACCAACAATCGCAACCTGGTGCAGCAGCTAGCACCACTGAATAAAACAGAGGTCAGCCACAAACCTTCCAGACTGGCTGAG GCTCTTCAGCTAGGATCAGACATTCTTCCTCAGTACAAACAGGAGGCCCCTAAGACCCCTCCACACATCATCCTCCACTACTGCACCTTCAAGACCACCTGGGACTGggtcatcctcatcctcaccttCTACACTGCCATCATGGTGCCATATAATGTTTCCTTCAAAACCAAGCAGAACAACTTGGCTTGGCTGGTGGTGGACAGCGTGGTCGACGTCATCTTTCTGATTGACATTGTGCTCAACTTCCACACCACTTTTGTGGGTCCAGCTGGGGAGGTCATATCAGACGCGAGGCTGATTCGGATGAATTACCTGAAAACGTGGTTTGTCATTGACCTGCTGTCCTGTCTGCCCTATGACATCATCAATGCATTTGAACATGTAGAGGAC GGTCTCAGCAGCCTCTTCAGTTCTCTGAAGGTGATCCGCCTGCTGCGTTTGGGCCGAGTGGCCCGGAAGCTAGATCACTACTTGGAGTACGGGGCGGccgtcctggttctgttggtgtGTGTTTTCGGCCTAGTGGCACACTGGCTTGCCTGTATCTGGTACAGCATTGGGGACCATGAAGTAATTGATGAGACCACCAACAGCATTAAAACAGACAGCTGGCTCTACCAGTTGGCTCTTAGTATTGGAACGCCATACCGCTACAATGCCAGTGGAACAGGCCAGTGGGAGGGCGGTCCCAGTAAAGACACCCTATACATTTCTTCCCTCTACTTCACCATGACAAGCCTCACCACCATTGGATTTGGCAACATTGCCCCGACAACAGATGGTGAGAAGATTTTCTCCGTGGCCATGATGATGGTGGGCT caTTGCTGTATGCAACCATCTTTGGAAATGTCACCACCATCTTCCAGCAGATGTATACCAACACAAACCGCTATCATGAGATGCTCAACAATGTGCGTGACTTCCTCAAGCTTTACCAGGTTCCCAAAGGTCTGAGCGAGAGGGTCATGGACTTCATTGTCTCCACCTGGGCTATGTCCAAGGGCATTGACACAGACAAG GTTCTTTCCATCTGTCCTAAAGACATGCGCGCAGACATCTGCGTTCACCTCAACAGACAGGTGTTCAACGACCACCCGGCGTTTCGTCTGGCAAGTGACGGCTGTTTACGCTCCCTCGCAGTGGAGTTTCAGACCACTCACTGTGCACCAGGAGACCTCATCTTCCATATTGGAGAAAGCGTTGATACGCTCTGTTTTGTCGTCTCTGGCTCACTTGAAGTCATCCAGGACGATGAGGTCATTGCAATACTAG GTAAAAGTGATGTGTTTGGAGACGTGTTCTGGAAAGAGACCACGCCTGCTCGAGCCTGTGCAAACGTGCGAGCGCTGACTTACTGCGACCTGCACGTCATCAGGAGGGAAGCTCTGATGAGGGTGCTGGATTTTTACACATCATTCGCCAACTCGTTCTCCCGCAACCTCATCCTCACCTGTAATCTACGGAAAAgg ATAATCTTCAGAAAGATTGCTGATgtgaagaaagaggaggagcaTCAGAAGAGCCAGGTGGTGCTCTCTATCCCTGATGATCACCCCGTTCGCAAGTTGTTCCAGAGGTTCAGACAGCAGAGAGATGCTCAAAGCCCTGGCGAGTCGCCCTCCCACTTTGATCATAACTGCGTTCAGGTGGAGACGCAGCATCGTCACCACAGCGACACACACGCTCAGACTCAGCATCAGTCTGTGTCTTCTCATCAGCAGGAGCCCAGCTCTACTGTTCACAACAGCACACCCTGCACAGGAGGGGAGAATGAAAGCAGCAGTTGCAATGTGGCTGCACCTCGACAAGTGTCTGTCCATGCTGAAAAATCACAGCAAAGCTGCACACAGGCAACTCTTGAGTCTAAAGCAAGGCCTTGTGGTGAGAATCAGCTTTGTGAGAGAGGTACCAGCAGTGTTGCAGGTGCAGTGGGCACTACAGGTGGTGTCCACGGCAGCAGCAGAGGCGCTCGAGGGTGGGCAAAGTTTAAGAGCGCCACATCTGCTGAACCAACACGTCCTGCTGTGGAGCAAGAGAAGCAGAAAGCGGAGGAGTGGCCAAAAGCACCACAGCACTCAGAAGAGACCGCTGCTGCCATCAAGAACCAGGAAACTGAAGAGGGCAGACAGATGGGGAACACTGAGGGTGACATCACTGTAGGAGAGGCAGGGAAAGAAACAAGCGTCCTCCACAAGACTGACTCGTGCGACAGTGGCATCACAAAGAGTGACCTGCGCATCGATAGAGCTGGAGAGTCAAGAAGCTCCTTTGAGCGAAGTCCAATGGCAAGGAGCCCAATGGAGAGAAATCCATTTGAGCACAGTCTGGGGGTTTATACTGAGGTCTCCCTCAGACAGTCCTTCATGCAGCCATCCTCTGAACAAGCTCTGCTTCAAGCCACGCTCCACGAAGCCAAGCTGGAGCTCAAAGGAGACATTAAGAAACTAAGCAGCCGACTGTGTCTTCTGGAATCGCAGTTGAGCGAGATCCTCAGGTTGCTGTCCACGAAAAGGAGATTCTCACTACCTCCAGCTTCTTCGAAAGCAAGAATAAAAAGTCAAGACTCAGTCGCCGTCTCCATACCTGTTGCACATGAAACTGAAGATGAGCGCTTTTAA
- the LOC121633929 gene encoding potassium voltage-gated channel subfamily H member 5-like isoform X1, translating into MHGGKRGLVAPQNTFLENIVRRSSETSFLLGNAQIVEWPVVYSNDGFCKLSGYHRAEVMHRSSTCNFMYGDLTDKKTIDKIRQTFNSYESDFHEVLLYTKNRKPIWLYMQIAPIRNENDKVVLFLCTFRDITLFKQPIEEDSAKGWTKFARLTRALTNNRNLVQQLAPLNKTEVSHKPSRLAEALQLGSDILPQYKQEAPKTPPHIILHYCTFKTTWDWVILILTFYTAIMVPYNVSFKTKQNNLAWLVVDSVVDVIFLIDIVLNFHTTFVGPAGEVISDARLIRMNYLKTWFVIDLLSCLPYDIINAFEHVEDDAVQHASPAGHIREISHYRNITRTEDSFLPGLSSLFSSLKVIRLLRLGRVARKLDHYLEYGAAVLVLLVCVFGLVAHWLACIWYSIGDHEVIDETTNSIKTDSWLYQLALSIGTPYRYNASGTGQWEGGPSKDTLYISSLYFTMTSLTTIGFGNIAPTTDGEKIFSVAMMMVGSLLYATIFGNVTTIFQQMYTNTNRYHEMLNNVRDFLKLYQVPKGLSERVMDFIVSTWAMSKGIDTDKVLSICPKDMRADICVHLNRQVFNDHPAFRLASDGCLRSLAVEFQTTHCAPGDLIFHIGESVDTLCFVVSGSLEVIQDDEVIAILGKSDVFGDVFWKETTPARACANVRALTYCDLHVIRREALMRVLDFYTSFANSFSRNLILTCNLRKRIIFRKIADVKKEEEHQKSQVVLSIPDDHPVRKLFQRFRQQRDAQSPGESPSHFDHNCVQVETQHRHHSDTHAQTQHQSVSSHQQEPSSTVHNSTPCTGGENESSSCNVAAPRQVSVHAEKSQQSCTQATLESKARPCGENQLCERGTSSVAGAVGTTGGVHGSSRGARGWAKFKSATSAEPTRPAVEQEKQKAEEWPKAPQHSEETAAAIKNQETEEGRQMGNTEGDITVGEAGKETSVLHKTDSCDSGITKSDLRIDRAGESRSSFERSPMARSPMERNPFEHSLGVYTEVSLRQSFMQPSSEQALLQATLHEAKLELKGDIKKLSSRLCLLESQLSEILRLLSTKRRFSLPPASSKARIKSQDSVAVSIPVAHETEDERF; encoded by the exons ATGCATGGGGGCAAGAGGGGGCTGGTGGCTCCACAAAACACCTTCCTGGAAAACATTGTCCGGCGCTCCAGCG AAACCAGTTTCCTATTGGGGAATGCACAGATTGTGGAGTGGCCAGTTGTATACAGTAATGATGGATTCTGCAAGCTATCTGGATACCACAGAGCTGAGGTCATGCACAGAAGCAGCACGTGCAA TTTCATGTATGGCGACCTGACCGATAAAAAAACTATAGACAAAATCAGACAAACCTTTAACAGCTACGAATCCGATTTCCACGAGGTGCTTCTCTATACAAAGAATA GGAAACCAATATGGCTTTACATGCAGATCGCCCCaatcagaaatgaaaatgacaagGTGGTGCTTTTCCTCTGCACCTTTAGAGACATCACACTTTTCAAACAACCCATTGAAGAAGATTCAGCTAAAG GATGGACAAAGTTTGCCAGGCTCACACGGGCGCTTACCAACAATCGCAACCTGGTGCAGCAGCTAGCACCACTGAATAAAACAGAGGTCAGCCACAAACCTTCCAGACTGGCTGAG GCTCTTCAGCTAGGATCAGACATTCTTCCTCAGTACAAACAGGAGGCCCCTAAGACCCCTCCACACATCATCCTCCACTACTGCACCTTCAAGACCACCTGGGACTGggtcatcctcatcctcaccttCTACACTGCCATCATGGTGCCATATAATGTTTCCTTCAAAACCAAGCAGAACAACTTGGCTTGGCTGGTGGTGGACAGCGTGGTCGACGTCATCTTTCTGATTGACATTGTGCTCAACTTCCACACCACTTTTGTGGGTCCAGCTGGGGAGGTCATATCAGACGCGAGGCTGATTCGGATGAATTACCTGAAAACGTGGTTTGTCATTGACCTGCTGTCCTGTCTGCCCTATGACATCATCAATGCATTTGAACATGTAGAGGAC GATGCCGTCCAACATGCTTCTCCAGCGGGTCATATTCGGGAGATTTCACACTACAGGAATATTACGCGAACAGAAGACTCTTTTCTCCCC GGTCTCAGCAGCCTCTTCAGTTCTCTGAAGGTGATCCGCCTGCTGCGTTTGGGCCGAGTGGCCCGGAAGCTAGATCACTACTTGGAGTACGGGGCGGccgtcctggttctgttggtgtGTGTTTTCGGCCTAGTGGCACACTGGCTTGCCTGTATCTGGTACAGCATTGGGGACCATGAAGTAATTGATGAGACCACCAACAGCATTAAAACAGACAGCTGGCTCTACCAGTTGGCTCTTAGTATTGGAACGCCATACCGCTACAATGCCAGTGGAACAGGCCAGTGGGAGGGCGGTCCCAGTAAAGACACCCTATACATTTCTTCCCTCTACTTCACCATGACAAGCCTCACCACCATTGGATTTGGCAACATTGCCCCGACAACAGATGGTGAGAAGATTTTCTCCGTGGCCATGATGATGGTGGGCT caTTGCTGTATGCAACCATCTTTGGAAATGTCACCACCATCTTCCAGCAGATGTATACCAACACAAACCGCTATCATGAGATGCTCAACAATGTGCGTGACTTCCTCAAGCTTTACCAGGTTCCCAAAGGTCTGAGCGAGAGGGTCATGGACTTCATTGTCTCCACCTGGGCTATGTCCAAGGGCATTGACACAGACAAG GTTCTTTCCATCTGTCCTAAAGACATGCGCGCAGACATCTGCGTTCACCTCAACAGACAGGTGTTCAACGACCACCCGGCGTTTCGTCTGGCAAGTGACGGCTGTTTACGCTCCCTCGCAGTGGAGTTTCAGACCACTCACTGTGCACCAGGAGACCTCATCTTCCATATTGGAGAAAGCGTTGATACGCTCTGTTTTGTCGTCTCTGGCTCACTTGAAGTCATCCAGGACGATGAGGTCATTGCAATACTAG GTAAAAGTGATGTGTTTGGAGACGTGTTCTGGAAAGAGACCACGCCTGCTCGAGCCTGTGCAAACGTGCGAGCGCTGACTTACTGCGACCTGCACGTCATCAGGAGGGAAGCTCTGATGAGGGTGCTGGATTTTTACACATCATTCGCCAACTCGTTCTCCCGCAACCTCATCCTCACCTGTAATCTACGGAAAAgg ATAATCTTCAGAAAGATTGCTGATgtgaagaaagaggaggagcaTCAGAAGAGCCAGGTGGTGCTCTCTATCCCTGATGATCACCCCGTTCGCAAGTTGTTCCAGAGGTTCAGACAGCAGAGAGATGCTCAAAGCCCTGGCGAGTCGCCCTCCCACTTTGATCATAACTGCGTTCAGGTGGAGACGCAGCATCGTCACCACAGCGACACACACGCTCAGACTCAGCATCAGTCTGTGTCTTCTCATCAGCAGGAGCCCAGCTCTACTGTTCACAACAGCACACCCTGCACAGGAGGGGAGAATGAAAGCAGCAGTTGCAATGTGGCTGCACCTCGACAAGTGTCTGTCCATGCTGAAAAATCACAGCAAAGCTGCACACAGGCAACTCTTGAGTCTAAAGCAAGGCCTTGTGGTGAGAATCAGCTTTGTGAGAGAGGTACCAGCAGTGTTGCAGGTGCAGTGGGCACTACAGGTGGTGTCCACGGCAGCAGCAGAGGCGCTCGAGGGTGGGCAAAGTTTAAGAGCGCCACATCTGCTGAACCAACACGTCCTGCTGTGGAGCAAGAGAAGCAGAAAGCGGAGGAGTGGCCAAAAGCACCACAGCACTCAGAAGAGACCGCTGCTGCCATCAAGAACCAGGAAACTGAAGAGGGCAGACAGATGGGGAACACTGAGGGTGACATCACTGTAGGAGAGGCAGGGAAAGAAACAAGCGTCCTCCACAAGACTGACTCGTGCGACAGTGGCATCACAAAGAGTGACCTGCGCATCGATAGAGCTGGAGAGTCAAGAAGCTCCTTTGAGCGAAGTCCAATGGCAAGGAGCCCAATGGAGAGAAATCCATTTGAGCACAGTCTGGGGGTTTATACTGAGGTCTCCCTCAGACAGTCCTTCATGCAGCCATCCTCTGAACAAGCTCTGCTTCAAGCCACGCTCCACGAAGCCAAGCTGGAGCTCAAAGGAGACATTAAGAAACTAAGCAGCCGACTGTGTCTTCTGGAATCGCAGTTGAGCGAGATCCTCAGGTTGCTGTCCACGAAAAGGAGATTCTCACTACCTCCAGCTTCTTCGAAAGCAAGAATAAAAAGTCAAGACTCAGTCGCCGTCTCCATACCTGTTGCACATGAAACTGAAGATGAGCGCTTTTAA
- the LOC121633321 gene encoding trans-L-3-hydroxyproline dehydratase, translating into MSISAEMELQLPPHEGKELSVVDMHTGGEPLRIIVSGYPEVKGDSVLSKRHYVREHLDHIRKVLMFEPRGHYDMYGALIVDSELPEADLAVLFMHNEGYSTMCGHAVIALGRFAVDYKLVKEPRSPETQVNIHCPCGLVKAFVEYSNGKTGGVRFLSVPAFAFATDVTVTVEGFGEMMVDISYGGAFYAFVNAQRFGLDVRKSKTRDLVDAATAVTKAVKSQVKLHHPTSDDLAFLYGTILTDGKDDYSPESTANICVFAEAQVDRSPTGSGVTARVALQYHKGLIQLNQTRTFESGATGSQFTGKAVKETKCGDFKAVVVEVAGRAFYTGVSRFVQEPEDELMQGFLLK; encoded by the exons ATGTCCATCAG TGCTGAGATGGAGTTGCAGCTTCCACCTCATGAAGGAAAAGAGCTCTCCGTGGTTGACATGCACACTGGGGGAGAACCTTTACGGATCATTGTCAGTGGCTACCCAGAAGTGAAAGGTGACAGTGTACTCTCCAAGCGACACTACGTCCGGgaacatctggaccacatcaGGAAGGTGTTGATGTTCGAGCCGAGGGGACACTATGACATGTATGGAGCCCTGATCGTGGACAGTGAGCTACCTGAGGCCGACCTGGCTGTGCTGTTCATGCACAATGAGGGCTACAGCACCATGTGTGGACACGCCGTCATTGCCCTGGGGCGTTTCGCTGTGGACTACAAGCTGGTGAAAGAACCACGGTCACCAGAGACACAAGTGAACATTCACTGCCCCTGTGGTCTGGTTAAGGCTTTTGTTGAGTATTCTAATGGAAAAACAGGAGGAGTGCGGTTTTTAAGTGTGCCAGCATTTGCATTTGCAACAG ATGTGACAGTGACAGTGGAGGGATTTGGCGAGATGATGGTTGACATCAGCTATGGAGGAGCTTTTTATGCCTTTGTTAATGCCCAGAGGTTTGGTCTAGATGTGAGAAAATCCAAGACTCGAGACCTGGTCGATGCAGCCACAGCAGTGACCAAAGCCGTCAAATCTCAG GTGAAGTTGCATCATCCGACTAGTGATGATCTGGCCTTCCTCTATGGCACCATTCTCACAGATGGCAAAGATGATTATTCGCCTGAGTCCACCGCCaatatctgtgtgtttgcagaagCTCAG GTGGACCGAAGCCCCACGGGCTCAGGTGTCACAGCTCGAGTGGCGCTTCAATATCACAAAGGTCTCATCCAGCTGAACCAGACTCGGACGTTTGAGAGCGGAGCCACCGGATCACAGTTCACCGGAAAAGCTGTCAAG GAAACCAAGTGTGGAGACTTCAAGGCCGTGGTGGTGGAAGTCGCTGGCAGAGCTTTTTACACTGGAGTTTCACGCTTTGTGCAGGAGCCAGAAGACGAGCTGATGCAAGGGTTCCTGCTCAAGTGA